A window of Syngnathoides biaculeatus isolate LvHL_M chromosome 9, ASM1980259v1, whole genome shotgun sequence contains these coding sequences:
- the misp3 gene encoding uncharacterized protein misp3, producing MATESLQEQGGPTDEQECPIQRDVDASLDSAALEPELPRAGPEEDTEVVQGRGQTEEISTECVQDEKPDELKKLIGQGAFLEPEPKEDFSSLEVEISEWSSDDDISSPECHQNLQQLSRCEDSSLVSDFSLRTSRSISHPLPLDVSSPPFADVEEETNMCASKSSPGSHPTHPKSNAISLDGQQGGVLGQGQQELTPNRVKQETAQQVPGQNSAPLSGVAMEPANRGGAAFKGSVCVVTVRESLTDGEGESETGAQNHSGPGGDEVVGQKQGEGPVRVSEFIHVEEEKRGNKGIAECSNPVRMENDSAEDSQSDSGLSADFSPRNTADVTAASQETLPKETPIEREIRRAIEREHSLRRSRGLPNASAEYVEIPLMKAVLNQTVVDKSEKFHGIDRELAGKMMQHEIHAEVGREQDLVKMGKVPGFYDKGTVRKLKEKKQLFEAFQNHRSESPLSVSSGSSSSAGSTSESRDETSSQASTVRSSEGRPSTEQLRGPRGPGLSEGLSCQVLILEKDPSAPGQKHLHTAAEVDGLVGLDPEALDVLSSVSGGHHFELEAEEMSPKENPFFKLRSLADGVKVEKDIREAQEREQELRKQRSNLYGDAGGGGGSGGGRPVGVDRRSLRASGLNSPGSLSSSGSGHSADCQSVGKLSAWPPGRDHGDAEDRPKVVHSSRHKTPLVHLWESGRVNGHNPQE from the exons atggcaacagagTCCCTTCAAGAGCAAGGGGGTCCCACCGACGAGCAAGAGTGCCCGATCCAACGCGACGTGGACGCTAGCCTCGATTCCGCTGCGCTTGAGCCAGAGCTCCCCAGAGCAGGACCAGAAGAGGACACTGAAGTGGTTCAGGGACGCGGCCAAACTGAAGAGATCTCGACGGAATGCGTCCAAGATGAGAAACCTGATGAGTTGAAGAAGCTGATTGGTCAAGGTGCTTTCCTAGAACCTGAACCAAAAGAGGATTTCTCCAGCTTGGAGGTGGAGATCTCAGAGTGGTCCAGTGATGACGACATCAGCTCTCCTGAATGTCACCAGAATCTGCAACAACTCTCCCGATGTGAGGATAGTTCTCTGGTATCGGACTTTTCTCTAAGGACGTCTCGGAGTATCagtcacccgcttccgcttgatGTTAGTTCACCTCCTTTTGCTGATGTGGAAGAGGAAACAAACATGTGCGCTTCCAAATCCTCTCCTGGCTCACACCCCACACACCCAAAGTCGAATGCGATTTCATTAGACGGCCAGCAGGGGGGGGTACTTGGCCAAGGTCAACAAGAGCTCACCCCCAACAGAGTAAAGCAGGAAACTGCTCAACAGGTGCCCGGGCAGAACTCTGCACCTTTGTCTGGCGTTGCCATGGAGCCAGCCAATCGGGGTGGGGCGGCTTTCAAAGGCTCCGTCTGTGTTGTCACAGTGAGAGAAAGCCTGACAGACGGGGAAGGGGAGAGCGAAACAGGAGCGCAGAATCACAGTGGACCTGGAGGGGACGAGGTGGTTGGACAAAAGCAAGGTGAAGGGCCGGTGAGAGTTTCCGAATTCATTCACGTCGAGGAAGAGAAGAGGGGAAACAAGGGCATCGCTGAGTGTTCTAACCCCGTCAGAATGGAGAATGACTCAGCCGAGGACAGCCAAAGCGACAGCGGATTATCGGCAGACTTCTCCCCACGCAACACTGCAGACGTCACCGCAGCCTCCCAAGAAACTCTACCCAAAGAGACGCCAATTGAGAGGGAGATCAGGCGGGCCATCGAGCGAGAGCATAGTCTGAGGAGGTCCAGGGGGCTTCCAAACGCATCTGCAGAGTACGTCGAGATCCCCCTGATGAAAGCCGTCCTCAACCAGACCGTCGTTGACAAATCGGAGAAATTCCACGGCATAGACAGAGAGCTGGCGGGTAAAATGATGCAACACGAGATCCACGCGGAGGTCGGCCGAGAACAAGATCTGGTCAAGATGGGGAAGGTTCCCGGTTTCTACGACAAGGGGACGGTTCGGAAACTGAAAGAGAAGAAACAGCTTTTTGAAGCGTTTCAAAACCACCGCAGTGAGTCACCTTTGAGCGTGTCCAGTGGGAGCAGCAGCAGCGCCGGCTCCACTTCGGAGAGCCGGGATGAGACCTCGTCACAGGCGTCCACTGTGAGAAGCTCAGAGGGGAGACCGAGTACTGAGCAGCTAAGAGGTCCTAGAGGACCGGGCTTATCTGAGGGATTGTCCTGCCAGGTCCTCATTCTGGAGAAGGACCCCAGTGCCCCGGGACAGAAGCACCTCCACACCGCCGCAGAGGTAGACGGCCTCGTCGGACTTGATCCGGAAGCTCTTGATGTCCTCTCGTCCGTTTCGGGGGGGCACCATTTCGAGCTGGAGGCAGAGGAGATGTCGCCCAAGGAGAACCCATTCTTCAAGCTGCGTTCCCTCGCAGACGGCGTTAAAGTGGAGAAGGATATCCGGGAGGCTCAAGAGAGGGAGCAGGAGCTCCGCAAGCAGAGGAGCAACCTGTATGGGGATGCCGGAGGAGgtggcggcagcggcggcggcaggcCAGTCGGCGTGGATAGAAGGAGCCTTCGAGCGTCTGGTCTGAATTCTCCCGGCTCTTTGTCCAGCAGCGGTAGCGGACACTCAGCAG ACTGCCAATCCGTTGGAAAGCTCAGCGCGTGGCCCCCGGGCCGGGACCACGGAGACGCCGAGGACCGGCCGAAG